The Blautia hydrogenotrophica DSM 10507 genome window below encodes:
- the buk gene encoding butyrate kinase — translation MAYKLLIINPGSTSTKLAIYEDEKKIVQENIEHDTTELAKYDQIPDQIPFRMEIIRQFLEKNGVKQEELSAIVGRGGLVPGLHAGGYTVNDELFFALESDISSPHASNLGGMLAKLCAESVGIPAYIYDAVTGGELTPVAQVTGIPEITRQSFCHLLNSHAMALKYAKSIGRDYKDLNLIVAHLGGGVSISVHSKGKIVDSLGDDDGQFSPERAGSVPGLQLVELCYSGNYTRADMKKKVRGKGGMYAHLGTSDCRVIEKMIQDGDKHAELVFRAQAYQIAKGIGLLSVAQRGNTDAIILTGGVANSKMLTDMVKEYAGFIAPIEVLPGENEMEALAFGGLRLLRGEEQPHIYQLPSVRNQHKSYRHWRPS, via the coding sequence ATGGCATATAAGCTGTTAATCATTAATCCTGGTTCGACCAGCACAAAACTGGCGATCTATGAGGATGAGAAGAAAATTGTTCAGGAAAATATAGAACATGATACTACAGAACTGGCAAAATACGATCAAATTCCTGATCAGATTCCATTTCGAATGGAGATTATACGGCAATTTTTAGAGAAAAACGGAGTGAAACAGGAAGAACTGTCTGCGATTGTAGGGCGAGGAGGATTAGTTCCTGGGCTACATGCGGGGGGTTATACTGTGAATGATGAACTGTTTTTTGCTTTGGAAAGCGATATCAGTTCTCCCCATGCCTCGAATTTAGGGGGGATGCTGGCGAAATTATGTGCGGAATCTGTGGGAATTCCGGCCTATATCTATGACGCAGTGACAGGAGGAGAGTTGACTCCTGTGGCGCAAGTGACAGGAATCCCGGAGATCACCAGACAGAGTTTTTGCCATTTGCTGAATAGCCATGCGATGGCTTTGAAATATGCGAAGTCTATAGGCAGGGACTATAAAGATTTGAACCTTATCGTGGCTCACTTGGGCGGCGGAGTCTCCATCAGTGTGCATTCTAAAGGAAAGATTGTGGATTCTCTGGGAGACGATGACGGACAGTTTTCGCCGGAGAGGGCAGGAAGTGTTCCAGGTCTGCAGTTGGTGGAATTGTGTTATTCCGGCAACTATACGAGAGCAGACATGAAAAAGAAAGTGCGCGGCAAAGGCGGTATGTATGCTCACTTGGGAACCAGCGATTGCCGTGTGATTGAGAAAATGATTCAGGATGGAGATAAGCATGCAGAACTGGTATTCAGAGCTCAGGCTTATCAGATTGCCAAGGGAATTGGACTTTTGAGTGTCGCTCAAAGAGGAAATACAGATGCAATTATTCTGACTGGCGGTGTAGCAAATTCCAAGATGCTTACGGATATGGTAAAAGAGTATGCAGGTTTCATTGCTCCTATTGAGGTATTGCCGGGAGAGAATGAGATGGAGGCTTTGGCTTTCGGTGGGTTACGTCTGTTGAGGGGCGAGGAACAGCCCCATATCTATCAGTTGCCGAGTGTGAGGAATCAGCACAAGAGTTATCGGCATTGGCGCCCATCATAA
- the adhE gene encoding bifunctional acetaldehyde-CoA/alcohol dehydrogenase: MAKKETTTPFIDSVETLTAKMEDMRKAQKIFSTYTQEQVDKIFLAAATAANKARIPLAKMAVEESGMGLVEDKIIKNHYAAEYVYNAYRHTKTCGVIEEDPIYGIKKIAEPVGLIAAVIPTTNPTSTAIFKTLIALKTRNAIIISPHPRAKKCTAEAAKIVLDAAVAAGAPEGIIGWIDVPSLELTNQVMKDADLILATGGPGMVKAAYSSGKPAVGVGPGNTPVIIDDTADIRMAVNSVIHSKTFDYGMICASEQSVTVLESVYDQAKAEFLRRGCYFLNPEELDKVRSTILINGALNAKIVGQPAPVIASMAGIKVPDNTKILIGEVESVDISEPFAHEKLSPVLAMYKAKTFDEALEKAAQLVADGGYGHTSSLYVNVNEKEKIAKHSDAMKTCRILINTPSSQGGIGDLYNFKLEPSLTLGCGSWGGNSVSANVGVKHLLNIKTVAERRENMLWFRAPEKVYFKKGCTPVALDELGTIMHKKRAFIVTDSFLYKNGYTQKIEAKLDEMGIVHTCFYDVAPDPTLASAKAGAAAMRAFEPDCIIALGGGSAMDAGKVMWVLYEHPDANFDDMAMDFMDIRKRVYTFPKMGEKAYFVAIPTSSGTGSEVTPFAIITDQDTGVKWPLADYQLMPNMAIVDTDNMMSQPKGLTCASGIDVMTHAIESYVSVMASDYTQGLSLKAIKLVFDYLPRAYKDGNDVEARDHMANASCLAGMAFANAFLGLNHSMAHKLGAFHHLPHGIANAVILTEVMKYNSVEVPTRMGTFPQYEYPQALARYAEIGRYVGLTGKDDQEVFNKLVQKLEDLKKAIEIKPSIQAYGIDEKYFFDTLDNMTEQAFNDQCTAANPRYPLMSEIKELYTKCYYNK; this comes from the coding sequence ATGGCAAAAAAAGAAACCACTACACCATTCATTGATTCTGTGGAAACATTAACCGCAAAAATGGAGGATATGCGGAAAGCTCAGAAAATCTTCTCTACCTACACACAAGAACAAGTAGATAAAATTTTTCTGGCGGCAGCTACTGCTGCAAATAAAGCACGAATTCCACTGGCAAAAATGGCTGTCGAGGAAAGCGGTATGGGCCTCGTGGAAGACAAAATCATCAAAAATCACTACGCTGCTGAATATGTATACAATGCTTATCGTCACACGAAGACCTGTGGTGTAATAGAGGAAGATCCTATATATGGAATCAAAAAAATCGCAGAGCCTGTAGGGTTGATTGCAGCAGTTATCCCTACTACTAATCCTACTTCTACAGCGATATTTAAGACTCTTATTGCATTGAAAACTAGAAATGCCATCATCATCAGCCCACATCCAAGAGCTAAAAAATGTACTGCTGAGGCTGCCAAAATCGTTCTTGACGCTGCTGTGGCAGCAGGTGCTCCTGAGGGTATTATCGGATGGATTGACGTACCGTCCTTGGAACTGACAAATCAGGTTATGAAAGATGCAGACCTCATTCTGGCAACTGGAGGCCCCGGCATGGTAAAAGCTGCCTACTCATCCGGCAAACCAGCTGTGGGAGTAGGCCCTGGAAATACACCTGTCATCATCGACGATACTGCGGATATTCGAATGGCTGTTAACTCTGTCATTCACTCAAAGACTTTTGACTACGGTATGATCTGTGCTTCCGAGCAGTCCGTGACCGTCCTGGAATCCGTATACGATCAGGCCAAAGCTGAATTTCTCAGAAGAGGCTGTTACTTCCTGAATCCAGAAGAGCTGGATAAGGTTCGCTCCACCATCTTAATCAATGGCGCATTGAATGCGAAAATTGTCGGACAGCCCGCCCCAGTAATCGCTTCCATGGCTGGCATCAAAGTACCAGATAATACAAAAATTCTAATAGGTGAAGTGGAATCTGTCGATATCTCCGAACCTTTTGCTCATGAGAAATTATCCCCAGTATTAGCTATGTATAAGGCTAAGACCTTCGATGAAGCGTTAGAAAAAGCAGCACAACTCGTGGCAGACGGCGGATATGGACATACATCCTCACTTTACGTAAATGTAAACGAAAAAGAGAAAATCGCAAAACACTCCGACGCTATGAAGACTTGCCGTATTCTGATTAACACTCCGTCTTCACAAGGTGGTATCGGAGATCTGTATAATTTCAAGCTGGAGCCTTCTTTGACTTTAGGTTGCGGTTCCTGGGGTGGAAACTCTGTCTCCGCAAACGTAGGAGTAAAACATCTTCTAAACATCAAGACCGTGGCAGAAAGGAGAGAGAATATGCTGTGGTTCCGCGCACCTGAGAAAGTTTATTTCAAGAAAGGCTGTACGCCGGTAGCTCTCGACGAATTAGGTACTATTATGCACAAAAAGAGAGCATTTATTGTAACAGACAGCTTCCTCTACAAAAATGGATATACCCAAAAAATTGAAGCAAAATTAGACGAAATGGGCATTGTCCACACCTGCTTCTACGATGTAGCTCCAGACCCAACTTTAGCCAGCGCAAAGGCAGGAGCAGCCGCAATGCGTGCATTTGAACCTGACTGTATCATCGCTCTGGGCGGTGGTTCCGCAATGGATGCCGGTAAAGTAATGTGGGTGCTTTACGAACATCCCGATGCAAACTTTGATGATATGGCGATGGACTTCATGGACATTCGTAAGAGAGTCTACACATTCCCGAAGATGGGTGAAAAAGCTTACTTTGTAGCAATCCCAACTTCCTCAGGAACAGGTTCCGAGGTTACACCTTTCGCGATCATTACTGACCAGGATACCGGTGTAAAATGGCCTCTAGCAGACTATCAGCTAATGCCAAATATGGCCATCGTAGACACCGACAACATGATGAGCCAGCCGAAGGGCCTGACTTGCGCTTCCGGTATTGACGTAATGACTCATGCTATTGAATCCTACGTCTCTGTCATGGCCAGCGATTACACTCAGGGCTTATCCTTAAAAGCAATCAAATTGGTATTTGACTACCTTCCAAGGGCTTACAAAGATGGTAATGACGTGGAAGCGAGAGATCACATGGCCAACGCCTCCTGCCTGGCAGGTATGGCTTTCGCCAATGCATTTTTGGGATTAAACCACTCCATGGCTCACAAACTTGGAGCTTTTCATCACCTGCCTCATGGAATCGCTAACGCTGTGATTCTCACCGAAGTTATGAAGTACAACTCTGTGGAAGTTCCTACCAGAATGGGTACTTTCCCACAGTATGAATATCCTCAGGCTCTGGCCCGCTATGCGGAAATTGGTCGTTATGTAGGTTTGACCGGAAAAGATGACCAGGAAGTCTTTAATAAATTAGTTCAGAAACTCGAAGATCTGAAAAAAGCCATTGAGATCAAGCCAAGCATTCAAGCTTATGGTATTGATGAAAAATACTTCTTTGACACTCTAGACAACATGACAGAACAGGCCTTCAATGACCAGTGTACTGCTGCAAATCCGAGATATCCTCTGATGTCTGAGATCAAAGAACTGTACACAAAATGCTACTACAATAAATAA
- the typA gene encoding translational GTPase TypA: protein MKIKREDVRNVAIIAHVDHGKTTLVDELLKQSGVFRENQEVKERVMDSNDLERERGITILSKNTAVYYKNTKINIIDTPGHADFGGEVERVLKMVDGVILLVDAFEGAMPQTKFVLKKALELDLHVIVCINKIDRPEARPNEVIDEVLELLMDLEASDEQLDCPFLYASAKAGHAVLDLNDAPKNMVPLFETILNYIPAPEGDPDEPTQVLISTIDYNEYVGRIGVGKVEQGTIHVNQDVIIVNEHNPDKKARVKISNLYEFDGLNKVEVKEAQIGSIVAISGIADLHIGDTICDPEHPSPIPFQKISEPTISMNFMVNDSPLAGLEGKYVTSRHLRDRLMRELNTDVSLRVEETDTTECFKVSGRGELHLSVLIENMRREGYEFAVSKAEVLYHEDERGKRLEPMEIAYIDVPEEFSGSVIQKLSERKGELHGMSLLSDGSSRLEFSIPARGLIGFRNEFLTITKGNGVLNTIFDGYGPYKGDLQYRKQGSLIAFEAGEAVTYGLFSAQDRGTLFIGPGEKVYCGMVIGQNGKAEDIELNVCKTKHLTNTRSSSADEALKLTPPKILSLEQALEFIDNDELLEVTPTSLRIRKRILDPRERKRANMKNK from the coding sequence ATGAAAATCAAACGCGAAGACGTGAGAAACGTGGCGATTATTGCTCACGTTGACCATGGCAAAACTACCCTGGTAGACGAACTGTTAAAACAAAGCGGTGTGTTTCGGGAAAACCAGGAAGTCAAGGAACGTGTCATGGACTCCAATGATCTGGAAAGAGAACGTGGAATTACTATTCTCTCCAAAAACACTGCCGTCTATTATAAAAATACAAAAATCAATATTATAGATACACCTGGACATGCTGATTTCGGCGGCGAGGTTGAACGTGTCCTTAAAATGGTTGACGGCGTAATCCTTCTGGTGGATGCTTTTGAAGGTGCCATGCCACAAACAAAATTCGTGTTAAAAAAGGCCCTAGAGCTAGATCTACACGTGATTGTCTGTATCAACAAAATCGACCGGCCTGAGGCACGCCCCAACGAAGTCATCGACGAAGTTCTAGAACTGCTCATGGACTTGGAAGCTTCCGATGAACAACTGGACTGTCCTTTCCTTTATGCCTCAGCAAAAGCAGGACACGCCGTATTGGATTTAAATGACGCCCCTAAAAACATGGTTCCTCTCTTTGAGACCATCCTAAACTACATTCCTGCCCCAGAAGGAGACCCCGATGAGCCAACTCAGGTTCTGATCAGCACCATCGACTACAACGAGTATGTAGGCCGTATCGGCGTCGGAAAAGTAGAGCAAGGAACTATCCACGTCAACCAGGATGTCATTATTGTAAATGAACACAACCCTGATAAAAAAGCCCGGGTAAAAATCAGCAACCTCTACGAATTTGACGGTTTAAACAAAGTGGAAGTAAAAGAAGCCCAGATCGGTTCCATCGTCGCAATCTCCGGAATCGCAGATCTTCACATTGGAGATACCATCTGCGACCCAGAACATCCATCTCCGATTCCTTTCCAGAAGATCTCTGAGCCGACCATCTCCATGAATTTCATGGTCAACGATAGTCCTCTGGCGGGACTGGAAGGAAAATATGTTACCTCCCGTCATCTCCGCGACCGCTTGATGAGAGAGCTGAACACCGATGTCAGTCTTCGTGTGGAAGAGACTGACACCACAGAGTGTTTTAAAGTTTCCGGACGGGGCGAGCTCCACCTCTCCGTCCTGATCGAGAATATGCGCCGCGAGGGTTACGAGTTTGCAGTCAGCAAAGCAGAAGTTCTGTACCACGAGGATGAGCGCGGAAAGCGCCTGGAACCCATGGAAATCGCCTATATCGACGTTCCTGAAGAATTTTCAGGTTCCGTAATTCAAAAGCTCAGCGAGAGAAAGGGGGAGCTCCACGGAATGAGTCTGCTCAGTGACGGCTCCTCCCGCCTGGAATTCTCTATTCCGGCCCGCGGTTTAATCGGATTCCGCAATGAATTTCTGACGATCACAAAGGGAAATGGAGTCCTAAACACAATCTTCGATGGCTATGGTCCCTATAAAGGCGATCTTCAATACCGCAAACAAGGCTCTCTCATCGCATTTGAAGCCGGCGAGGCAGTTACTTACGGTCTTTTTTCAGCACAGGACAGAGGTACTCTTTTCATCGGCCCCGGTGAAAAAGTCTACTGTGGAATGGTAATCGGTCAGAACGGTAAAGCAGAGGACATTGAATTAAACGTATGCAAGACCAAACATCTTACAAATACTCGCTCATCCTCAGCCGACGAAGCTTTGAAACTGACTCCGCCTAAAATTTTGAGTCTCGAACAAGCTCTAGAATTCATAGATAACGACGAACTGCTAGAAGTAACCCCCACAAGCCTCAGAATCCGCAAACGGATTTTGGACCCTCGTGAGCGTAAACGTGCCAATATGAAAAATAAGTAA
- a CDS encoding single-stranded DNA-binding protein, translated as MADKIIENNQVSIMGKISTEFTFSHQVFGEGFYTLELLVKRLSDSEDRIPLMVSERLVDVTQDYVGEYIQVHGQFRSYNRHEEKRNRLVLSVFVRELSFVEEEDDSLTVNQIFLDGYICKPPVYRKTPLGREIADLLLAVNRPYGKSDYIPCICWGRNARYASAFEVGGHVLIWGRIQSRDYMKKIGENETEKRTAYEVSVSKLEYLE; from the coding sequence ATGGCAGATAAGATTATTGAAAACAATCAAGTATCCATTATGGGAAAAATTTCAACGGAATTTACGTTTAGTCACCAGGTATTTGGAGAGGGGTTCTACACATTGGAACTGCTGGTGAAAAGACTGAGCGACTCGGAAGACAGAATTCCGCTGATGGTCTCAGAGAGACTTGTGGATGTGACTCAGGACTATGTGGGCGAGTACATCCAGGTGCACGGACAGTTTCGTTCTTATAACCGGCATGAGGAAAAGAGAAACCGGCTGGTATTGTCTGTGTTTGTAAGAGAATTAAGTTTTGTGGAAGAGGAAGACGATTCCCTGACGGTGAACCAGATTTTTCTAGACGGCTATATTTGCAAACCGCCGGTTTATCGAAAAACACCTCTGGGAAGAGAGATTGCAGATCTCTTGCTGGCTGTCAATCGTCCGTATGGAAAGTCTGACTACATACCCTGCATATGCTGGGGAAGAAATGCACGCTATGCGTCAGCTTTTGAGGTGGGCGGACATGTGCTGATTTGGGGGCGGATTCAAAGCCGCGACTATATGAAAAAGATCGGTGAGAACGAAACTGAAAAGCGAACCGCCTACGAAGTCTCCGTCAGCAAGTTAGAATATTTGGAATAA